From a single Saimiri boliviensis isolate mSaiBol1 chromosome 7, mSaiBol1.pri, whole genome shotgun sequence genomic region:
- the NEMP1 gene encoding nuclear envelope integral membrane protein 1 isoform X1, with protein MAGGMKVAVSPAVGPGPLGWGVGGGRVVRLLLILSGCLVYSTAEIDVNVVMLQESQVCEKRASQQFCYKNVLIPKWHDIWTRIQIRVNSSKLVRVIQVENEEKLKELEQFSIWNFFSSFLKEKLNDTYVNVGLYSTKTCLKVEIIEKDTKYSVIVIRRFDPKLFLVFLLGLMLLFCGDLLSRSPIFYYSTGISVGIVASLLIIIFILSKFMPKKSPIYVILVGGWSFSLYLIQLVFKNLQEIWRCYWQYLLSYVLTVGFMSFAVCYKYGPLENERSINLLTWTLQLLGLCFMYSGIQIPHIALAIIIIALCTKNLEYPIQWLYITYRKTCKAAEKPVPPRLLTEEEYRIQGEVETRKALEDLREFCNSPDCSAWKTVSRIQSPKRFADFVEGSFHLTPNEVSIHEQEYGLGSIIAQDEIYEEASSEEEDSYSWCPAITQNNFLT; from the exons ATGGCGGGAGGAATGAAAGTGGCGGTATCGCCGGCAGTTGGTCCCGGGCCTTTGGGCTGGGGGGTCGGGGGCGGTAGGGTAGTGCGGCTACTCTTGATCCTTTCCGGCTGCTTGGTCTACAGCACAG CTGAAATTGATGTAAATGTGGTCATGCTTCAGGAATCCCAAGTTTGTGAAAAGCGTGCCAGCCAACAATTCTGTTACAAAAATGTGCTTATCCCAAAATGGCATGATATATGGACACGGATACAG ATCCGAGTAAATAGTTCCAAATTGGTTCGAGTCATCCAGGTAGAGAATGAGGAGAAACTGAAGGAGCTAGAGCAGTTTAGTATCTGgaactttttttcctcctttttaaaagagaaattgaatGACACCTATGTTAACGTGGGTCTATACAGCACAAAAACCTGCCTCAAAGTTGAGATTATAGAGAAGGACACCAAGTACAGTGTCATTGTGATCCGGA GATTTGATCCCAAactctttcttgttttccttcttggACTTATGCTATTGTTTTGTGGAGACTTGCTAAGCAG AAGTCCAATTTTTTACTACTCCACCGGGATTAGTGTGGGAATTGTGGCCTCTCTACTAATCATCATTTTTATACTATCTAAGTTTATGCCCAAG AAAAGTCCCATTTACGTCATCCTGGTGGGAGGCTGGTCTTTTTCTCTGTACCTCATtcaactagtttttaaaaatttacaagagATCTGGAGGTGTTACTGGCAGTATCTTTTAA GCTATGTCCTCACAGTTGGATTCATGAGTTTTGCAGTGTGTTACAAGTATGGGCCCTTAGAGAATGAACGAAGTATCAACCTGCTGACCTGGACCTTGCAGCTGTTGGGCCTGTGTTTCATGTATTCTGGCATCCAGATACCACATATTGCCCTTGCCATTATCATTATTGCTCTGTGTACTAAGAACCTGGAATACCCTATTCAGTGGCTGTACATCACCTACAG AAAGACGTGTAAGGCAGCAGAAAAGCCTGTCCCCCCTCGTCTCCTGACAGAAGAAGAGTATCGGATACAAGGAGAGGTAGAAACCCGAAAGGCTTTAGAGGATCTCCGAGAATTTTGTAACAGTCCAGACTGCTCTGCTTGGAAGACTGTTTCTCGAATACAGTCTCCAAAAAG ATTTGCTGATTTTGTGGAAGGCTCTTTCCACCTCACACCAAATGAAGTTTCGATCCACGAGCAGGAGTATGGATTAGGGAGCATTATTGCCCAGGATGAAATCTATGAGGAAGCGTCCTCTGAGGAGGAAGACTCATATTCTTGGTGTCCTGCTATCACACAGAACAACTTTCTAACCTAG
- the NEMP1 gene encoding nuclear envelope integral membrane protein 1 isoform X3, with amino-acid sequence MAGGMKVAVSPAVGPGPLGWGVGGGRVVRLLLILSGCLVYSTAEIDVNVVMLQESQVCEKRASQQFCYKNVLIPKWHDIWTRIQIRVNSSKLVRVIQVENEEKLKELEQFSIWNFFSSFLKEKLNDTYVNVGLYSTKTCLKVEIIEKDTKYSVIVIRRFDPKLFLVFLLGLMLLFCGDLLSRSPIFYYSTGISVGIVASLLIIIFILSKFMPKKSPIYVILVGGWSFSLYLIQLVFKNLQEIWRCYWQYLLSYVLTVGFMSFAVCYKYGPLENERSINLLTWTLQLLGLCFMYSGIQIPHIALAIIIIALCTKNLEYPIQWLYITYRFADFVEGSFHLTPNEVSIHEQEYGLGSIIAQDEIYEEASSEEEDSYSWCPAITQNNFLT; translated from the exons ATGGCGGGAGGAATGAAAGTGGCGGTATCGCCGGCAGTTGGTCCCGGGCCTTTGGGCTGGGGGGTCGGGGGCGGTAGGGTAGTGCGGCTACTCTTGATCCTTTCCGGCTGCTTGGTCTACAGCACAG CTGAAATTGATGTAAATGTGGTCATGCTTCAGGAATCCCAAGTTTGTGAAAAGCGTGCCAGCCAACAATTCTGTTACAAAAATGTGCTTATCCCAAAATGGCATGATATATGGACACGGATACAG ATCCGAGTAAATAGTTCCAAATTGGTTCGAGTCATCCAGGTAGAGAATGAGGAGAAACTGAAGGAGCTAGAGCAGTTTAGTATCTGgaactttttttcctcctttttaaaagagaaattgaatGACACCTATGTTAACGTGGGTCTATACAGCACAAAAACCTGCCTCAAAGTTGAGATTATAGAGAAGGACACCAAGTACAGTGTCATTGTGATCCGGA GATTTGATCCCAAactctttcttgttttccttcttggACTTATGCTATTGTTTTGTGGAGACTTGCTAAGCAG AAGTCCAATTTTTTACTACTCCACCGGGATTAGTGTGGGAATTGTGGCCTCTCTACTAATCATCATTTTTATACTATCTAAGTTTATGCCCAAG AAAAGTCCCATTTACGTCATCCTGGTGGGAGGCTGGTCTTTTTCTCTGTACCTCATtcaactagtttttaaaaatttacaagagATCTGGAGGTGTTACTGGCAGTATCTTTTAA GCTATGTCCTCACAGTTGGATTCATGAGTTTTGCAGTGTGTTACAAGTATGGGCCCTTAGAGAATGAACGAAGTATCAACCTGCTGACCTGGACCTTGCAGCTGTTGGGCCTGTGTTTCATGTATTCTGGCATCCAGATACCACATATTGCCCTTGCCATTATCATTATTGCTCTGTGTACTAAGAACCTGGAATACCCTATTCAGTGGCTGTACATCACCTACAG ATTTGCTGATTTTGTGGAAGGCTCTTTCCACCTCACACCAAATGAAGTTTCGATCCACGAGCAGGAGTATGGATTAGGGAGCATTATTGCCCAGGATGAAATCTATGAGGAAGCGTCCTCTGAGGAGGAAGACTCATATTCTTGGTGTCCTGCTATCACACAGAACAACTTTCTAACCTAG
- the NEMP1 gene encoding nuclear envelope integral membrane protein 1 isoform X2, with protein MLQESQVCEKRASQQFCYKNVLIPKWHDIWTRIQIRVNSSKLVRVIQVENEEKLKELEQFSIWNFFSSFLKEKLNDTYVNVGLYSTKTCLKVEIIEKDTKYSVIVIRRFDPKLFLVFLLGLMLLFCGDLLSRSPIFYYSTGISVGIVASLLIIIFILSKFMPKKSPIYVILVGGWSFSLYLIQLVFKNLQEIWRCYWQYLLSYVLTVGFMSFAVCYKYGPLENERSINLLTWTLQLLGLCFMYSGIQIPHIALAIIIIALCTKNLEYPIQWLYITYRKTCKAAEKPVPPRLLTEEEYRIQGEVETRKALEDLREFCNSPDCSAWKTVSRIQSPKRFADFVEGSFHLTPNEVSIHEQEYGLGSIIAQDEIYEEASSEEEDSYSWCPAITQNNFLT; from the exons ATGCTTCAGGAATCCCAAGTTTGTGAAAAGCGTGCCAGCCAACAATTCTGTTACAAAAATGTGCTTATCCCAAAATGGCATGATATATGGACACGGATACAG ATCCGAGTAAATAGTTCCAAATTGGTTCGAGTCATCCAGGTAGAGAATGAGGAGAAACTGAAGGAGCTAGAGCAGTTTAGTATCTGgaactttttttcctcctttttaaaagagaaattgaatGACACCTATGTTAACGTGGGTCTATACAGCACAAAAACCTGCCTCAAAGTTGAGATTATAGAGAAGGACACCAAGTACAGTGTCATTGTGATCCGGA GATTTGATCCCAAactctttcttgttttccttcttggACTTATGCTATTGTTTTGTGGAGACTTGCTAAGCAG AAGTCCAATTTTTTACTACTCCACCGGGATTAGTGTGGGAATTGTGGCCTCTCTACTAATCATCATTTTTATACTATCTAAGTTTATGCCCAAG AAAAGTCCCATTTACGTCATCCTGGTGGGAGGCTGGTCTTTTTCTCTGTACCTCATtcaactagtttttaaaaatttacaagagATCTGGAGGTGTTACTGGCAGTATCTTTTAA GCTATGTCCTCACAGTTGGATTCATGAGTTTTGCAGTGTGTTACAAGTATGGGCCCTTAGAGAATGAACGAAGTATCAACCTGCTGACCTGGACCTTGCAGCTGTTGGGCCTGTGTTTCATGTATTCTGGCATCCAGATACCACATATTGCCCTTGCCATTATCATTATTGCTCTGTGTACTAAGAACCTGGAATACCCTATTCAGTGGCTGTACATCACCTACAG AAAGACGTGTAAGGCAGCAGAAAAGCCTGTCCCCCCTCGTCTCCTGACAGAAGAAGAGTATCGGATACAAGGAGAGGTAGAAACCCGAAAGGCTTTAGAGGATCTCCGAGAATTTTGTAACAGTCCAGACTGCTCTGCTTGGAAGACTGTTTCTCGAATACAGTCTCCAAAAAG ATTTGCTGATTTTGTGGAAGGCTCTTTCCACCTCACACCAAATGAAGTTTCGATCCACGAGCAGGAGTATGGATTAGGGAGCATTATTGCCCAGGATGAAATCTATGAGGAAGCGTCCTCTGAGGAGGAAGACTCATATTCTTGGTGTCCTGCTATCACACAGAACAACTTTCTAACCTAG